From one Phocaeicola salanitronis DSM 18170 genomic stretch:
- the fusA gene encoding elongation factor G: MAKHDLHLTRNIGIMAHIDAGKTTTSERILFYTGLTHKIGEVHDGAATMDWMEQEQERGITITSAATTTYWNYDGNKYKINLIDTPGHVDFTAEVERSLRVLDGAVATYCAVGGVEPQSETVWRQADKYSVPRIGYVNKMDRSGADFFEVVRQMKDVLGANPCPVVVPIGAEENFKGLVDLIKMKAIYWHDETMGADYSVEDIPANLVDEANEWRDKMLEKVAEFDEALMEKYFDDPSTITEEEILRALRAGTLKMEIVPMLCGSSFKNKGVQTLLDYVCAFLPSPLDTPNIVGTNPSTGAEEDRKPSEDEKTAALAFKIATDPYVGRLTFFRVYSGKVEAGSYIYNSRSGKKERVSRLFQMHSNKQNPVEVISAGDIGAGVGFKDIRTGDTLCDETAPIVLESMDFPEPVIGIAVEPKTQKDLDKLSNGLAKLAEEDPTFTVRTDEQTGQTIISGMGELHLDIIIDRLKREFKVECNQGRPQVNYKEAITKTVELREVYKKQSGGRGKFADIIVTVGPVDEDWKQGGLQFIDEVKGGNVPKEFIPSVQKGFQTAMKNGVLAGFPLDSLKVVLKDGSFHPVDSDQLSFEICAIQAYKNACVKAGPVLMEPIMKLEVVTPEENMGDVIGDLNKRRGQVEGMETSRSGARIVKAMVPLAEMFGYVTALRTITSGRATSSMTYDHHAQVSSSIAKAVLEEVKGRTDLV, translated from the coding sequence ATGGCTAAACATGATTTGCATTTGACCCGTAACATCGGTATCATGGCTCACATCGATGCAGGTAAAACCACGACTTCAGAACGTATTTTGTTCTATACGGGTTTGACTCACAAAATCGGTGAAGTTCATGACGGCGCTGCTACGATGGACTGGATGGAACAAGAGCAGGAACGTGGTATTACCATTACCTCTGCTGCTACCACCACTTATTGGAACTATGACGGCAACAAGTACAAAATCAACTTGATTGATACTCCGGGACACGTAGACTTTACTGCTGAAGTAGAACGTTCGTTGCGTGTGTTGGACGGTGCTGTAGCTACATATTGTGCCGTAGGTGGCGTTGAACCTCAGTCGGAAACCGTATGGCGTCAGGCTGACAAGTACAGTGTGCCTCGTATCGGTTATGTGAATAAGATGGACCGTTCCGGTGCTGACTTCTTTGAAGTTGTCCGCCAGATGAAAGATGTATTGGGTGCTAATCCGTGTCCGGTAGTTGTTCCTATCGGTGCCGAAGAAAACTTCAAGGGATTGGTTGACTTGATTAAGATGAAAGCTATTTATTGGCATGATGAAACCATGGGTGCCGATTATTCGGTAGAGGATATTCCTGCAAACTTGGTTGATGAAGCGAATGAATGGCGTGATAAGATGCTGGAAAAAGTAGCTGAGTTCGACGAAGCTTTGATGGAAAAATACTTCGATGATCCTTCTACGATTACAGAAGAAGAAATCCTTCGTGCTTTGCGTGCCGGAACTTTGAAGATGGAAATCGTGCCGATGTTGTGCGGTTCTTCATTTAAGAATAAGGGCGTGCAGACGTTGTTGGATTATGTTTGCGCATTCTTGCCTTCTCCGCTGGATACTCCGAATATTGTGGGTACAAACCCCTCTACCGGAGCTGAAGAAGACCGTAAGCCGAGCGAAGATGAAAAAACAGCTGCTTTGGCATTTAAGATTGCTACCGACCCGTATGTAGGTCGTCTGACTTTCTTCCGTGTTTATTCTGGTAAGGTTGAGGCAGGTTCTTATATCTATAACTCTCGTTCGGGTAAGAAAGAGCGTGTTTCACGTCTGTTCCAGATGCACTCTAACAAGCAAAATCCGGTAGAAGTAATTAGCGCAGGAGATATCGGCGCAGGTGTCGGATTCAAGGATATCCGTACTGGTGATACTTTGTGTGATGAAACTGCTCCTATTGTATTGGAGTCAATGGACTTCCCCGAACCGGTTATCGGTATTGCAGTAGAGCCGAAGACTCAGAAAGACTTGGATAAGCTGTCTAACGGCTTGGCTAAGTTGGCAGAAGAAGACCCGACCTTTACTGTACGTACGGATGAACAAACCGGCCAGACAATTATTTCCGGTATGGGTGAGCTTCACTTGGATATTATCATCGACCGTCTGAAACGTGAATTCAAGGTTGAGTGTAATCAAGGCCGTCCGCAGGTTAACTATAAGGAAGCTATTACGAAGACCGTTGAATTGCGTGAAGTATATAAGAAACAATCAGGTGGTCGTGGTAAGTTTGCTGATATAATTGTTACTGTAGGTCCGGTTGACGAAGATTGGAAGCAAGGCGGATTGCAGTTCATTGATGAAGTGAAAGGCGGTAATGTGCCTAAGGAATTTATTCCTTCTGTACAGAAAGGTTTCCAGACCGCTATGAAGAATGGTGTGCTGGCTGGCTTCCCGCTTGATTCGTTGAAGGTTGTGCTGAAGGATGGTTCATTCCACCCGGTAGACTCTGACCAGTTGTCATTTGAAATTTGTGCTATCCAAGCTTACAAGAATGCTTGTGTGAAGGCAGGTCCGGTTCTGATGGAGCCGATTATGAAACTGGAAGTAGTTACTCCGGAAGAAAACATGGGTGATGTAATCGGTGACTTGAACAAGCGTCGTGGGCAGGTAGAAGGTATGGAAACAAGCCGTTCAGGTGCCCGTATCGTAAAAGCAATGGTTCCGTTGGCAGAAATGTTCGGTTATGTAACTGCTTTGCGTACGATTACCTCAGGACGTGCTACCTCATCAATGACCTATGATCACCATGCACAGGTTTCTTCTTCTATCGCTAAAGCGGTATTGGAAGAAGTAAAAGGTCGTACAGACTTGGTATAA